In Streptomyces sp. NBC_00878, a single window of DNA contains:
- a CDS encoding N-acetylmuramoyl-L-alanine amidase, whose translation MSYVGPDFEPPRPPRRPLRGPLTVAVAALVPGALVGWLAWQTVGDSGGDESAAQTSSSSSSSGRSATLGSSDDGKEQPGGGTDRTGDGDEPGGSPSASAPAASGPLKGKVVVIDPGHNSGNFQHTSEINQKVNIGTNWKECDTTGTSTNDGYTEAKFTLDVARRMRAILEEEGATVKFTQDGDRAWGPCVDERAEIGNKAKADAVVSIHADGSGAGNRGFHVILPGPVHSGAADTRPIVASSRDLGEHVAGRFLRVTGSAPSNYIGDGTGLDVRTDLGGLNLSTVPKVFIECGNMRDSTDAAQLTSGAWRQKAAQGISEGIVSFLHG comes from the coding sequence GTGTCGTACGTAGGTCCTGACTTCGAACCTCCCCGCCCTCCGCGCCGCCCCCTGCGCGGCCCCCTGACCGTCGCCGTCGCCGCGCTCGTGCCGGGGGCGCTGGTGGGCTGGCTGGCGTGGCAGACGGTGGGCGACTCCGGCGGGGACGAGTCGGCGGCGCAGACGTCGTCCTCGTCCTCCTCGTCGGGCCGGTCCGCCACGCTCGGCTCCTCGGACGACGGCAAGGAGCAACCGGGCGGCGGCACCGACCGTACGGGTGACGGCGACGAGCCCGGCGGGTCGCCCTCCGCCTCGGCCCCCGCCGCCTCCGGCCCGCTCAAGGGCAAGGTCGTCGTCATCGACCCCGGCCACAACTCCGGCAACTTCCAGCACACGTCCGAGATCAACCAGAAGGTGAACATCGGGACGAACTGGAAGGAGTGCGACACAACGGGTACCTCCACCAACGACGGCTACACGGAAGCCAAGTTCACCCTCGACGTCGCCCGTCGCATGCGCGCGATCCTCGAAGAGGAGGGCGCCACGGTGAAGTTCACGCAGGACGGCGACCGCGCCTGGGGTCCGTGTGTGGACGAGCGGGCCGAGATCGGGAACAAGGCGAAGGCAGACGCCGTGGTGTCGATCCACGCGGACGGTTCGGGGGCGGGCAACCGCGGCTTCCATGTGATCCTGCCCGGCCCGGTGCACTCCGGCGCCGCCGACACCCGTCCCATCGTGGCCTCTTCCCGCGATCTCGGCGAGCACGTCGCCGGCCGCTTCCTGCGCGTCACCGGCAGCGCGCCCTCCAACTACATCGGCGACGGCACCGGCCTCGACGTACGCACCGACCTCGGCGGTCTCAATCTGTCAACGGTTCCCAAGGTGTTCATCGAGTGCGGCAACATGCGCGACAGCACGGACGCCGCGCAGTTGACCAGCGGCGCGTGGCGGCAGAAGGCGGCGCAGGGGATCTCTGAGGGAATCGTGAGTTTCCTGCACGGGTAG
- a CDS encoding response regulator transcription factor, which translates to MPRDHRPAKSIRVLLAEDQGMMRGALALLLGLEADIEVVAQVGTGDAIVGAALESRPDVALLDIELPGISGLDAAALLRDEAPDCRVLILTTFGRPGYLRRAMEAGAAGFLVKDGPVEELAEAIRRALTGETVIDPALAAAALSAGPNPLTARECDVLKASADGATVADIASKLHLSESTVRNYLSSAIGKTATRNRMEAMREARQQGWL; encoded by the coding sequence ATGCCCCGAGACCATCGGCCCGCCAAATCCATCCGCGTTCTTCTCGCCGAGGATCAGGGGATGATGCGGGGCGCCCTCGCCCTCCTGCTCGGTCTGGAGGCGGACATCGAGGTGGTGGCGCAGGTCGGGACGGGGGACGCGATCGTGGGTGCGGCCCTGGAGTCGCGGCCGGACGTGGCGCTGCTGGACATCGAACTGCCCGGTATCAGCGGCCTGGACGCCGCCGCGCTGCTCCGGGACGAGGCGCCCGACTGCCGGGTGCTGATCCTCACCACCTTCGGCCGGCCGGGCTATCTGCGGCGGGCCATGGAAGCGGGCGCCGCGGGGTTCCTCGTCAAGGACGGGCCGGTGGAGGAGTTGGCCGAGGCGATCCGCCGGGCGCTGACCGGCGAGACCGTCATCGATCCGGCGCTGGCCGCGGCTGCGCTGAGCGCCGGGCCCAATCCGCTCACCGCCCGGGAGTGCGACGTACTGAAGGCGTCGGCGGACGGTGCGACGGTCGCCGACATCGCGTCCAAGCTCCACCTCTCCGAGTCGACCGTCCGCAACTACCTCTCGTCGGCGATCGGCAAGACGGCCACGCGCAATCGCATGGAGGCCATGCGGGAGGCTCGCCAACAGGGTTGGCTGTAA
- a CDS encoding class I SAM-dependent methyltransferase, whose product MPAVAPKPDVLAAFEAAKGFMPVGEGLALYEAAVEAGRLGLPLLEVGTYCGRSTILLADAARAAGVTAITVDHHRGSEEQQPGWDYHDPATVDPELGLMDTLPTFRRTLHQARLEDHVVAVVGRSPQIAAFWNSPLGLVFIDGGHTDEHATGDYEGWAPHVAEGGLLLIHDVFPDPVDEFTGQAPYRVYLRALESGAFTEVSATDSLRVLRRTGAGV is encoded by the coding sequence ATGCCCGCCGTCGCACCCAAGCCGGATGTCCTGGCCGCCTTCGAGGCTGCCAAGGGGTTCATGCCCGTGGGTGAAGGGCTCGCCTTGTATGAAGCTGCCGTTGAGGCGGGGCGGTTGGGGTTGCCGTTGCTGGAGGTCGGGACCTACTGCGGGCGTTCCACGATCCTGCTCGCCGACGCGGCGCGCGCGGCCGGTGTCACGGCGATCACCGTCGACCACCACCGCGGCAGCGAGGAGCAGCAGCCCGGCTGGGACTACCACGACCCCGCGACGGTCGACCCGGAGCTCGGCCTCATGGACACGCTCCCGACCTTCCGCCGTACGCTCCACCAGGCGCGCCTCGAAGACCACGTGGTCGCCGTCGTCGGGCGCTCGCCGCAGATCGCCGCCTTCTGGAACTCCCCCCTCGGCCTCGTCTTCATCGACGGCGGCCACACCGACGAACACGCGACCGGTGACTACGAGGGCTGGGCGCCCCATGTCGCCGAGGGCGGGCTGCTGCTCATCCACGACGTGTTTCCCGACCCGGTGGACGAGTTCACCGGGCAGGCGCCGTACCGCGTGTATCTGCGGGCGCTGGAGTCGGGCGCGTTCACGGAAGTCTCGGCTACGGATTCACTGCGGGTGCTGCGGCGGACGGGCGCGGGGGTCTGA
- a CDS encoding lipid-transfer protein codes for MTAYVAGVGMTKFEKPETRDWQYWDMVREAGTNALADAGISYEAVEQVPVGYCFQASTAGQRAVYELGLSGVPVYNVNNNCATGATALLLARQFVEAGASDCVLAVGFEKMARGALGGGADGGDFKTSPVARHYAVMAARHGFEMTPPTAQIFGNAAREHMEKYGTTQAQLAAVGAKNHRHSANNPYAQFQDVYSVDEILAARTVHAPLTKLQCSPTSDGAAAAVVVSERFVERNGLGERAVEIVAQAMATDTEESFASGSCVDVVGQPMSRAAARQVYERAGLGIEDVDVVELHDCFSINELLTYEALGMCEEGESGKLVESGATTYGGRWVVNPSGGLISKGHPLGATGIAQVAELVWQLRGEAAARQVTGARVGLAHNIGLGGAAVVTLLRRG; via the coding sequence ATGACGGCGTACGTCGCCGGTGTGGGCATGACCAAGTTCGAGAAGCCGGAGACCCGGGACTGGCAGTACTGGGACATGGTCCGGGAGGCGGGCACCAACGCCCTTGCCGACGCCGGGATTTCGTACGAAGCCGTGGAGCAGGTGCCCGTCGGCTACTGCTTCCAGGCCTCCACGGCCGGACAGCGGGCCGTGTACGAACTCGGCCTGAGCGGTGTGCCCGTCTACAACGTGAACAACAACTGCGCGACCGGCGCGACCGCGTTGCTGCTCGCCCGGCAGTTCGTCGAGGCCGGTGCGAGCGACTGCGTACTGGCGGTGGGGTTCGAGAAGATGGCGCGGGGCGCGCTCGGGGGCGGGGCCGACGGCGGTGACTTCAAGACGTCACCGGTTGCGCGTCATTACGCCGTGATGGCGGCGCGGCACGGCTTCGAGATGACGCCGCCCACCGCCCAGATCTTCGGCAACGCGGCGCGCGAGCACATGGAGAAGTACGGCACGACTCAGGCGCAGCTCGCGGCCGTGGGCGCCAAGAACCACCGGCACTCGGCGAACAATCCGTACGCGCAGTTCCAGGATGTCTACTCGGTCGACGAGATCCTCGCCGCGCGTACCGTGCACGCGCCGCTGACCAAACTCCAGTGCTCGCCCACCTCGGACGGGGCCGCCGCGGCCGTCGTCGTGTCGGAACGGTTCGTGGAGCGGAACGGGCTGGGGGAGCGGGCCGTGGAGATCGTCGCGCAGGCGATGGCCACGGACACGGAGGAGTCGTTCGCGTCCGGGTCGTGCGTCGACGTCGTCGGGCAGCCGATGTCGCGGGCCGCCGCCCGGCAGGTGTACGAGAGGGCAGGGCTCGGCATCGAGGACGTCGACGTCGTGGAACTCCACGACTGCTTCTCCATCAATGAACTGCTGACGTACGAGGCGCTCGGCATGTGCGAGGAGGGCGAGTCCGGGAAGCTCGTGGAGTCGGGCGCGACGACGTACGGCGGACGGTGGGTGGTGAACCCCTCGGGTGGGCTCATCTCCAAAGGGCATCCCCTGGGAGCCACCGGAATCGCGCAAGTGGCCGAACTGGTATGGCAGTTGAGGGGCGAGGCGGCGGCCCGACAGGTGACGGGCGCGCGGGTGGGGCTCGCGCACAACATCGGGCTCGGGGGCGCGGCGGTGGTGACCCTGTTGAGGCGGGGCTGA
- a CDS encoding MFS transporter — protein MTRTTTEPRTRRPSGSGIVPVLAFAGIVVAVMQTLLVPVIKDLPELLGTSPSNATWVMTSTLLAGAVATPIMGRLGDLYGKRRMLIASLAVMVVGSLTAGFTSELLVMIVGRALQGVAMGAIPLGIGLMRDELPREKLGSAMALMSSSIGVGGGLALPVAALIAQHTDWHALFFGSAGLGTLSILLTLVFVPESPMRAEGTFDVWGALGLSAGLVLFLLPITKGSDWGWTSGTTLGLFGAAAVVLFLWGVMELRVKAPLVDLRTTARPAVLFTNLASIMVGVAFYAVSLVLPQLLQLPTSTGYGLGQSMVVAGLCVAPLGLTMMFTAPVYARISAKYGPKVTLMMGMLIIAVGYGAGLGLMSAAWQTVVIAVVLGAGIGLAYSSLPALIIGAVPASETGAANGLNTLMRSIGTSVSSAVIGMVLANTADQVGGVAVPTMQGFRVSFLIATGAVLVGLVFAVLLPGRRAAARVAARAAKPHLVASSEDAPELPDAAGVAWADGAGFRGRVLSADGEPVARVTS, from the coding sequence ATGACCCGGACAACGACGGAACCGCGCACACGGAGGCCCAGCGGCAGCGGAATCGTTCCGGTGCTGGCCTTCGCGGGCATCGTTGTCGCGGTGATGCAGACCCTGCTGGTGCCGGTCATCAAGGACCTGCCGGAGCTGCTGGGCACCTCGCCCAGCAACGCCACCTGGGTGATGACCTCGACCCTGCTCGCGGGCGCCGTGGCCACGCCGATCATGGGGCGCCTCGGCGACCTGTACGGCAAGCGGCGCATGCTGATCGCGAGCCTGGCCGTGATGGTCGTGGGCTCACTGACAGCCGGTTTCACCAGCGAACTGCTCGTGATGATCGTCGGCCGTGCCCTACAGGGTGTCGCGATGGGCGCCATCCCGCTCGGCATCGGCCTGATGCGCGACGAGCTGCCGCGCGAGAAGCTCGGCTCGGCGATGGCCCTGATGAGCTCCTCGATCGGCGTCGGCGGCGGACTGGCACTGCCTGTCGCCGCCCTGATCGCGCAGCACACCGACTGGCACGCGCTGTTCTTCGGTTCGGCGGGCCTCGGCACCCTCTCGATCCTGCTCACCCTCGTCTTCGTACCGGAGTCCCCGATGCGCGCCGAGGGCACCTTCGACGTCTGGGGCGCGCTCGGCCTCTCCGCCGGCCTGGTCCTCTTCCTCCTGCCGATCACCAAGGGCAGCGACTGGGGCTGGACGTCCGGCACCACGCTCGGCCTGTTCGGCGCGGCGGCCGTCGTCCTCTTCCTCTGGGGCGTGATGGAGCTGCGGGTGAAGGCGCCGCTGGTCGACCTGCGCACCACGGCCCGCCCTGCGGTGCTCTTCACCAACCTCGCCTCGATCATGGTCGGCGTCGCCTTCTACGCCGTCTCGCTCGTCCTGCCCCAGCTCCTCCAGCTGCCCACGTCGACCGGTTACGGCCTCGGCCAGTCCATGGTCGTCGCGGGTCTGTGCGTGGCGCCGCTCGGCCTGACGATGATGTTCACGGCGCCGGTGTACGCCCGTATCTCCGCCAAGTACGGCCCCAAGGTCACCCTGATGATGGGCATGCTGATCATCGCGGTCGGGTACGGCGCCGGGCTCGGCCTGATGAGCGCCGCCTGGCAGACCGTCGTCATCGCGGTGGTCCTGGGCGCGGGCATCGGTCTCGCGTACTCCTCGCTGCCCGCGCTGATCATCGGGGCCGTACCGGCGTCGGAGACGGGCGCGGCGAACGGTCTCAACACGTTGATGCGCTCGATCGGTACGTCCGTGTCGAGTGCCGTGATCGGCATGGTGCTGGCGAACACGGCTGACCAGGTGGGCGGTGTCGCGGTGCCGACGATGCAGGGGTTCCGGGTGTCGTTCCTGATCGCCACGGGTGCGGTGTTGGTGGGGCTGGTGTTCGCGGTGCTCTTGCCGGGGCGGCGGGCGGCGGCGCGAGTGGCAGCGCGTGCGGCGAAGCCGCATCTGGTGGCGTCCAGTGAGGACGCGCCCGAGCTGCCCGATGCCGCCGGGGTCGCCTGGGCCGACGGGGCCGGTTTCCGTGGCCGTGTCCTCAGCGCCGACGGCGAGCCGGTCGCCCGGGTCACGTCGTGA
- a CDS encoding LLM class F420-dependent oxidoreductase, translating into MRLGLALGYWGRGPSADHVPLAQEAERLGYDSVWTAESWGSDVFTPLTWIAAQTSRIKLGTAIAQMAARSPTTTAMHALTLDHLSGGRVLLGLGLSGPQVVEGWYGRPFPKSPLTATREYVDVVRQVLRREAPVELDGRFHTHPYRGADGTGLGKALKPITHPLRAELPVLLGAEGPKNIAQTTRIADGWLPLYWSPLRTEVYEASLDAAPEGFLIAPMARAKVCDDIAEGLLPVKAMLGFYIGGMGHAARNFHADLMARMGFEEEARRIQELFLAGRREEAVLAVPDAFADEISLVGPRERIAERLELWRKGPVTDLLLLSPDPHTLRVLAELNA; encoded by the coding sequence ATGCGGCTCGGACTGGCTCTCGGTTACTGGGGACGCGGCCCTTCGGCGGACCATGTGCCTCTCGCGCAGGAGGCGGAGCGGCTCGGTTACGACTCCGTGTGGACCGCCGAGTCCTGGGGCTCCGACGTCTTCACCCCGCTCACCTGGATCGCCGCGCAGACCTCAAGGATCAAGCTGGGTACGGCGATCGCCCAGATGGCCGCCCGGTCCCCCACCACGACCGCGATGCACGCGCTCACCCTCGACCATCTCTCGGGCGGACGCGTGCTGCTCGGCCTCGGCCTGTCGGGGCCACAGGTCGTCGAGGGCTGGTACGGGCGCCCGTTCCCCAAGTCGCCGCTCACCGCGACCCGCGAGTACGTCGACGTCGTCCGCCAAGTCCTCAGGCGCGAGGCCCCCGTTGAGCTGGACGGACGGTTCCACACGCATCCGTACCGGGGCGCGGACGGGACGGGACTCGGCAAGGCTCTCAAGCCGATCACGCATCCCCTCCGCGCCGAACTGCCCGTCCTGCTGGGCGCCGAGGGCCCGAAGAACATCGCGCAGACCACCCGGATCGCGGACGGCTGGCTGCCCCTGTACTGGTCGCCGCTGCGGACCGAGGTGTACGAGGCCTCCCTCGACGCCGCTCCCGAGGGCTTCCTCATCGCGCCCATGGCCCGGGCCAAGGTCTGCGACGACATCGCCGAAGGGCTGCTGCCCGTGAAGGCGATGCTCGGCTTCTACATCGGCGGCATGGGCCACGCGGCACGCAACTTCCACGCCGACCTGATGGCGCGGATGGGCTTCGAGGAGGAGGCCCGCCGCATCCAGGAACTGTTCCTGGCGGGCCGCCGCGAGGAGGCCGTACTCGCCGTGCCCGACGCCTTCGCCGACGAGATCTCCCTCGTCGGCCCGCGCGAACGGATCGCGGAACGGCTGGAGTTGTGGCGCAAGGGACCGGTGACCGACCTGCTGCTCCTGTCCCCCGACCCGCACACCCTCCGAGTCCTGGCCGAGCTCAACGCATAG
- a CDS encoding DHA2 family efflux MFS transporter permease subunit, producing MTPMPTLRTAAETPVSGRAAPPTWVVVALACAGQFLVVLDVSVVNTALPSMRADLGLSASGLQWVVNAYTIAFAGFMLLGGRAGDLYGRKRMFLIGLALFTLASLAGGLAQEGWQLLAARAAQGLGAAVLAPSTLTILTSAVPEGAARARAIATWTAVGGGGGAAGGLVGGVLVDGLSWRWVLLINVPIGAVVLAGALLRLAESRAGDGRRIDLPGALLVTAGLATLAYGIVQTEAEGWASAATLVPLAAGAALIGLFVLVEARTKVPLMPLKLFRLRSVSSANVAMFLCGSAMFCMWFFMTLYAQNVLGYSPLDAGLALVPSSLAVVLGSKAAPRLMRVVGARNVAVLGALVAAVGFGWQSTMTADGSYLTAIMFPGILMMLGAGLSATPLAALATSGAEAGEAGLVSGLINTSRTMGGAIGLSVMSTIAAARTGGGVSSPEALTEGYALVFRTGGGVLLVGVVLMVVWLPRGVVGRG from the coding sequence ATGACACCCATGCCGACGCTCAGAACCGCCGCAGAGACACCCGTGTCCGGTCGTGCCGCGCCGCCCACCTGGGTGGTGGTCGCACTCGCCTGCGCGGGGCAGTTCCTCGTCGTCCTCGATGTGTCCGTGGTCAATACGGCGTTGCCGTCGATGCGGGCCGACCTGGGGCTGAGCGCTTCAGGGCTGCAGTGGGTCGTCAACGCGTACACGATCGCCTTCGCCGGTTTCATGCTGCTCGGCGGGCGGGCCGGTGACCTGTACGGCCGCAAGCGGATGTTCCTGATCGGGCTCGCGCTGTTCACGCTGGCCTCGCTCGCGGGCGGACTCGCCCAGGAGGGCTGGCAGTTGCTGGCCGCGCGCGCCGCGCAGGGGCTGGGGGCGGCGGTGCTCGCGCCCTCGACGCTGACGATCCTGACCTCGGCCGTGCCCGAGGGCGCGGCACGCGCGCGAGCCATCGCGACCTGGACCGCGGTCGGCGGGGGCGGCGGCGCGGCGGGCGGCCTCGTCGGCGGGGTCCTGGTCGACGGGCTGTCGTGGCGGTGGGTCCTGCTGATCAATGTGCCCATCGGCGCGGTGGTCCTGGCCGGCGCCCTGCTCCGGCTCGCCGAGAGCCGGGCCGGTGACGGACGGCGGATCGACCTGCCGGGAGCCCTGCTGGTGACGGCGGGCCTCGCGACCCTCGCGTACGGGATCGTGCAGACCGAGGCGGAGGGGTGGGCCTCGGCCGCGACCCTGGTGCCGCTGGCCGCCGGGGCTGCCCTGATCGGGCTGTTCGTGCTCGTCGAGGCGCGGACGAAGGTGCCGTTGATGCCGCTGAAGCTGTTCCGGCTGCGGTCCGTGTCGTCGGCGAACGTGGCGATGTTCCTGTGCGGTTCGGCGATGTTCTGCATGTGGTTCTTCATGACGCTGTACGCGCAGAACGTGCTCGGCTACTCGCCGCTGGACGCCGGACTCGCGCTCGTGCCCAGCTCGCTGGCGGTCGTGCTCGGCTCGAAGGCGGCGCCGCGGTTGATGCGGGTGGTGGGGGCGCGCAACGTCGCCGTGCTGGGCGCGCTGGTGGCCGCCGTCGGGTTCGGCTGGCAGTCCACGATGACCGCCGACGGCTCGTATCTCACCGCGATCATGTTCCCCGGGATCCTGATGATGCTCGGCGCCGGGTTGTCGGCGACGCCGCTCGCCGCGTTGGCCACCTCCGGGGCGGAGGCGGGGGAGGCCGGGTTGGTGTCGGGGCTGATCAACACCTCCCGCACGATGGGTGGTGCGATCGGGCTCTCGGTGATGTCGACGATCGCCGCGGCGCGGACGGGGGGTGGGGTGTCCTCGCCGGAGGCGTTGACGGAGGGGTATGCGTTGGTGTTCCGGACGGGTGGAGGTGTGTTGCTGGTGGGGGTGGTGCTGATGGTGGTGTGGCTCCCGCGTGGGGTGGTGGGGCGGGGTTGA
- a CDS encoding acyl-CoA dehydrogenase: protein MGIAITREQRDLAEAVRGWIARTVPPEETRKLLDAPGGQGGRPAYWDALAAQGFLGAHLPEEHGGGGGTVLDLAVVLEEAARAALPGPYAANALASLVLARAGVPAEGLVRAVVAGERIGAVAFGAGTLTAVADTEGGEDGEGREGGEVGGGYVLDGTAPPVLSGGDADLLILEAAEAGAGAGASGGRTLWMVVDAAQLCVRVHESVDPTRATAEVVATAVRVPRDRVLDIDSGLVRDLAATVFAADACGTAAWALETATAYAKVREQFGRPIGQFQGIKHLCADMLVRVERAGALAWDAARAVQEPDGQEPHDIRELVSALAAGVALDVALSCAKDCVQVLGGIGFTWEHDAHLYLRRALVARQLLGNGHLLRAVAAAESGARRELRTELPEAEAAPHRVAARAAIARVRGLEPAAVRRELAPTGYAAPHLPPPYGLGAGAVQQIAVQEELATAGVRVGELGIATWVVPSLIAYGTPEQQERYLLPTLCGDVLWCQLFSEPGAGSDLASLRTRAERTADGRWRVNGQKVWTSSAQWADYGILLARTNPDAPKHKGLTYFVVDMKETDGIEIRPLKEITGESLFNEVYFDDVVLPADAVIGSVDDGWRVARNTLGNERVHMADQLTFGTGLEAIVARSADLDDTVRARVGTLIAEAHALGCIGLRTTMRQVSGVDPGAGASVRKLVQTAHQQKVADLALELLGPAGALREGAGERAVHGFLLSRCLTIAGGTTQVQLNVVAERILGLPRD, encoded by the coding sequence ATGGGGATCGCGATCACGCGGGAACAGCGGGACCTGGCCGAGGCCGTACGCGGCTGGATCGCCCGGACGGTGCCACCCGAGGAAACGCGCAAGCTGCTCGACGCACCCGGCGGCCAGGGCGGACGGCCCGCGTACTGGGACGCGCTCGCCGCGCAGGGATTCCTCGGGGCGCACCTCCCGGAGGAGCACGGGGGCGGCGGCGGGACGGTGCTCGACCTCGCCGTCGTACTGGAGGAGGCCGCACGGGCGGCACTGCCGGGGCCGTACGCGGCGAACGCGCTCGCCTCGCTGGTGCTCGCGCGGGCGGGCGTCCCGGCCGAGGGCCTGGTACGGGCCGTGGTGGCGGGCGAGCGGATCGGGGCGGTCGCCTTCGGGGCGGGGACGCTGACCGCCGTGGCCGACACGGAGGGCGGGGAGGACGGGGAGGGCAGGGAAGGTGGGGAGGTCGGGGGCGGGTACGTGCTCGACGGGACGGCCCCGCCCGTACTGTCCGGCGGTGACGCGGACCTGCTGATCCTGGAGGCGGCGGAGGCGGGGGCGGGGGCGGGGGCGTCGGGCGGTCGCACGCTCTGGATGGTGGTGGACGCCGCGCAGTTGTGCGTCCGCGTCCATGAGAGCGTCGACCCGACGCGCGCGACCGCGGAGGTCGTGGCCACGGCGGTACGTGTCCCGCGCGACCGCGTTCTCGACATCGACTCCGGACTCGTACGGGACCTCGCCGCGACCGTGTTCGCCGCCGACGCGTGCGGAACCGCCGCCTGGGCGCTGGAGACCGCGACCGCGTACGCGAAGGTGCGGGAACAGTTCGGGCGGCCCATCGGGCAGTTCCAGGGGATCAAGCACCTGTGCGCCGACATGCTGGTGCGCGTCGAGCGGGCCGGTGCGCTGGCGTGGGACGCCGCCCGCGCCGTACAAGAACCCGACGGCCAAGAACCTCACGACATACGGGAGTTGGTGAGCGCCCTCGCCGCCGGTGTCGCGCTCGACGTGGCCCTCTCGTGTGCCAAGGACTGCGTCCAGGTGCTGGGCGGCATCGGCTTCACCTGGGAACACGACGCGCATCTGTACCTCCGACGGGCCCTGGTGGCACGGCAGTTGCTCGGGAACGGGCACCTGCTACGGGCGGTCGCGGCGGCGGAGAGCGGGGCGAGACGCGAGCTCCGCACCGAGCTTCCCGAGGCGGAGGCCGCACCGCACCGGGTGGCGGCCCGCGCCGCGATCGCGCGCGTACGAGGCCTCGAACCGGCTGCGGTGCGGAGGGAGTTGGCGCCGACCGGGTATGCCGCGCCCCATCTGCCCCCGCCGTACGGACTCGGTGCGGGAGCCGTCCAGCAGATCGCCGTACAGGAGGAGTTGGCGACCGCCGGAGTGCGCGTCGGTGAACTGGGGATCGCCACCTGGGTCGTACCGTCGCTCATCGCGTACGGGACCCCGGAACAGCAGGAGCGGTATCTGCTGCCGACGCTGTGCGGGGACGTGCTGTGGTGCCAGCTCTTCTCGGAACCCGGGGCCGGGTCCGACCTGGCCTCGCTCCGGACCCGCGCCGAGCGGACGGCGGACGGGCGCTGGCGCGTCAACGGGCAGAAGGTGTGGACGAGTTCGGCGCAGTGGGCGGACTACGGGATCCTGCTCGCCCGGACGAACCCGGACGCGCCCAAGCACAAGGGGCTCACGTACTTCGTCGTCGACATGAAGGAGACGGACGGCATCGAGATCCGTCCCCTGAAGGAGATCACCGGCGAATCCCTCTTCAACGAGGTCTACTTCGACGACGTGGTGCTGCCCGCCGACGCCGTGATCGGTTCGGTCGACGACGGCTGGCGGGTCGCGCGCAACACTCTCGGCAACGAACGCGTCCACATGGCCGACCAGTTGACCTTCGGCACGGGCCTCGAAGCGATCGTCGCCCGCTCCGCCGACCTCGACGACACCGTACGGGCCCGGGTCGGGACCCTGATCGCGGAGGCGCACGCGCTGGGCTGCATCGGACTCCGTACGACCATGCGGCAGGTCTCGGGCGTGGACCCGGGCGCCGGTGCCTCCGTACGCAAGCTCGTCCAGACCGCGCACCAGCAGAAGGTCGCCGACCTCGCACTCGAACTCCTCGGCCCGGCCGGTGCGTTGCGCGAGGGCGCCGGGGAGCGGGCCGTGCACGGATTCCTGCTCTCCCGGTGTCTGACCATCGCCGGCGGGACGACACAGGTGCAGCTGAACGTGGTCGCGGAGCGCATCCTCGGCCTGCCGAGGGATTGA